Proteins from a genomic interval of uncultured Desulfuromusa sp.:
- a CDS encoding twin-arginine translocase TatA/TatE family subunit gives MMFGLGTQELLIVMVLVMIVFGAGKLPQVGSSLGKGIRNFKQGVNETDEEAL, from the coding sequence ATGATGTTCGGACTTGGAACGCAGGAGCTGTTGATTGTTATGGTGCTGGTCATGATTGTTTTCGGTGCGGGGAAGCTGCCACAAGTCGGCTCCTCCCTTGGTAAGGGAATCCGTAATTTCAAGCAGGGTGTCAATGAAACCGACGAAGAGGCTCTCTAG
- a CDS encoding CvpA family protein produces MGLIDIVILAILCFFLLKGIFRGLLKEVCSLLGLVLGGVFAFTFHLPLAQLLQDSFNLPAQLCVWGSFLAIFLLLVFLFAVIGFVLNRFVKLIFLGGFNRLAGAMFGIIQGVVILSMIVLALNSSAAPEVVRSKIRTSQLAPPFAALGASIFSGSRSLIGR; encoded by the coding sequence TTGGGACTGATTGATATTGTCATTTTAGCGATTCTCTGTTTCTTCCTTTTAAAAGGTATATTCAGGGGGTTACTGAAGGAAGTTTGCTCGTTGCTCGGTCTGGTTCTGGGTGGGGTATTTGCTTTTACTTTCCACTTGCCACTTGCGCAACTGCTTCAGGATTCTTTCAACTTACCTGCTCAATTGTGTGTCTGGGGTTCATTTCTTGCTATTTTTCTGCTTCTGGTTTTCCTTTTTGCTGTTATCGGTTTTGTTCTCAACCGTTTTGTCAAACTGATCTTTCTGGGGGGATTTAATCGTTTAGCCGGTGCCATGTTTGGAATTATTCAAGGGGTTGTTATTTTATCCATGATTGTTCTTGCGCTTAACTCATCAGCCGCTCCTGAAGTTGTCAGGAGTAAAATCCGGACATCGCAGTTGGCGCCACCGTTTGCCGCCTTGGGAGCGTCAATTTTTTCCGGAAGCCGAAGTTTGATTGGGCGATAG
- a CDS encoding nodulation protein NfeD, protein MCKLVFSILTAVFLIIGPPGHSGSAAQKEIRHLHIAASINPVTAAFISQQIAIANQQAEPAILIQIDTPGGLDSAMREIIQAELNSTIPVIVYIAPAGARAASAGALIALAADFAVMAPGTNIGAAHPVAIGPGKQADSTMMEKVENDAAAYARGLAQKRGRNQDWAEQAVRESVSISAEEAFELSVIDLIADNTDHLLTKLNNYKYIRDGKILVFTTQGMTLQQIDMNWRQKILNTLSNPNIAYLLMMLGIIGIFFEISQPGVILPGAIGAIAILLALFAFSSLPINYVGVLLIILAIVLFILEIKVVSYGMLAIGGIIAMTLGSLMLVDSSDPYLQISRALIAATVTVSAGFFLLATGMVIRTQRRPVTSGQEGMIGEIGIAIDPINSSGIVFVHGEYWQACSIQPLPAGTKIQIIKVMDGLKLQVEAIEPEEV, encoded by the coding sequence ATGTGTAAACTTGTCTTCTCCATTCTTACGGCTGTTTTCCTGATAATAGGGCCTCCGGGGCACTCCGGTAGCGCTGCACAGAAAGAGATTCGCCATCTGCATATTGCCGCCTCCATCAATCCGGTCACTGCTGCATTTATTTCACAACAGATTGCAATCGCCAACCAGCAAGCGGAGCCGGCCATACTCATTCAGATTGACACCCCCGGTGGTCTCGATTCGGCGATGCGGGAGATTATCCAGGCAGAATTAAATTCAACGATCCCGGTCATCGTTTATATCGCACCGGCAGGAGCACGTGCAGCATCGGCTGGAGCCCTCATTGCCCTTGCCGCCGATTTTGCGGTCATGGCCCCGGGCACCAATATTGGTGCGGCCCACCCGGTTGCAATTGGCCCGGGAAAACAAGCTGACAGCACCATGATGGAGAAAGTGGAAAATGATGCCGCTGCCTATGCCAGAGGCCTGGCACAAAAGCGCGGTCGCAACCAGGATTGGGCCGAACAGGCTGTGCGGGAAAGTGTCTCAATTTCTGCAGAGGAGGCCTTCGAACTATCAGTTATCGACCTGATTGCAGATAACACGGACCATCTCCTGACAAAATTAAATAACTACAAGTATATCCGCGACGGAAAAATATTGGTTTTCACAACTCAAGGAATGACCCTGCAACAGATCGACATGAATTGGCGGCAAAAGATTCTCAATACCCTCAGCAACCCGAATATTGCCTACCTGTTAATGATGCTGGGTATCATTGGGATATTTTTTGAAATTTCTCAGCCGGGAGTCATCCTTCCCGGGGCCATTGGTGCCATTGCCATCCTGCTGGCACTGTTTGCTTTTTCATCCCTGCCGATTAACTATGTCGGTGTTTTACTGATCATCCTGGCCATCGTTCTGTTCATTCTTGAAATCAAGGTGGTCTCCTACGGAATGCTGGCCATTGGAGGCATCATAGCCATGACTCTGGGATCTTTAATGCTAGTCGACAGCAGTGACCCTTACCTGCAGATTTCCCGGGCCCTTATTGCTGCGACTGTTACAGTCAGTGCCGGTTTTTTCCTTCTCGCCACCGGAATGGTCATCCGAACTCAGCGACGTCCGGTGACATCAGGACAGGAAGGGATGATCGGAGAAATCGGCATAGCGATTGATCCCATCAACAGCAGCGGGATTGTTTTTGTCCATGGTGAATACTGGCAAGCCTGTAGCATTCAACCGTTACCGGCAGGAACCAAAATTCAAATCATAAAAGTCATGGATGGTCTTAAGTTACAAGTTGAAGCTATTGAACCCGAGGAGGTTTAA
- a CDS encoding endonuclease MutS2 codes for MGDSQAMICHDAAMQRLEYPRLKGLLAGQTQSEPGRLLAEQLSPLSDQADIETALTEVDEAVLWLNDGQMPSLGGCWDLRGVLGLIKAEGSLVATEDLLKVSQSLRVMEDCRFWFKAQSQKLFLSTLALEIKPLTELQRRLRDSIGSRGELLDSASFVLGDLRYQIRQTRSRIKQQLDQLLTGDHSAGLFQERLITIRNNRYVVPLKSDCRGQLKGFVQDESASGQTLYLEPSQVLEGNNRLQQLAREEQREERRILLELAGLVRRDTAVLQTNQQALARIDLRFAAGRLSRHYQGCRPELVSDSIVELKQARHPLLMEVEGRFDLAAAVEIDVLLGAECRALVISGPNTGGKSVALKTLGLLLLMVRSGLHIPCHPDSRLHLYQRLYVDIGDEQSISQNLSTFSGHLLKMRDILEQADSETLVLLDEAGTGTDPAEGAALVQAVLDQLCRQGAKTLLTTHLGQLKHFAHGQPAIENAAVEFDPETLAPTYRLRYGIPGASSALTTAKRLGLPQHVLQRAIQYLGQEEHDHSALLSKLNSRQQELDQELALARRLKVEADSAQQLRKQQLQQLKEKKREILARATRQADDLIAATESRMKILRKRKPGSVSPQQAIDEKQQLSAARDELSPFKPQPKRSGVVPVKLAVGELVLISALRVEAQVERMQGTKIDLLVGGKRMRQPLEALEQFSPRRFVTISNDGGHVSRKMVDRQIGTQIKLIGQRVDEALAQLGRFIDDATLNNLQQVEIIHGSGEGILRRAVREYLAGEAGVTAFYAAPIAQGGDNITIVELRE; via the coding sequence TTGGGCGATAGCCAGGCCATGATCTGTCATGATGCGGCAATGCAAAGGCTTGAGTATCCCCGTTTAAAGGGACTCCTGGCTGGCCAGACTCAGTCGGAGCCGGGCCGTTTGCTTGCAGAACAATTAAGCCCATTGTCCGATCAGGCCGATATTGAAACAGCCCTGACTGAGGTGGATGAAGCGGTTCTGTGGCTTAACGATGGTCAGATGCCATCCCTTGGTGGTTGTTGGGATTTGCGCGGGGTGCTGGGGCTGATTAAAGCCGAGGGCAGTCTGGTAGCAACTGAGGACCTTCTGAAAGTTTCTCAGTCGTTGCGAGTTATGGAGGATTGTCGCTTCTGGTTTAAAGCGCAAAGTCAAAAGCTTTTTTTATCGACGTTGGCTCTTGAAATCAAGCCCCTCACTGAGTTGCAACGTCGTTTACGTGACTCGATTGGGTCGCGCGGCGAACTGCTGGATAGTGCCTCATTTGTCTTAGGTGACCTGCGTTATCAGATTCGCCAGACACGCAGCCGCATTAAACAGCAGTTGGACCAGCTGTTGACGGGAGATCATTCTGCCGGGTTGTTTCAGGAACGCCTGATAACAATTCGTAACAATCGCTATGTTGTGCCGCTAAAAAGTGATTGCCGTGGGCAGCTGAAGGGTTTTGTTCAGGATGAATCGGCCAGCGGACAAACCCTTTATCTGGAACCTTCGCAAGTTCTTGAGGGAAATAATCGCCTGCAGCAATTGGCCCGTGAAGAGCAGCGGGAAGAGCGGCGTATTTTACTTGAACTGGCAGGTTTGGTTCGCCGGGATACGGCTGTTCTGCAGACTAATCAGCAAGCACTGGCCAGGATTGACCTCCGCTTTGCAGCAGGGCGGTTGTCACGTCATTATCAGGGATGTCGGCCGGAGTTGGTCAGTGATTCGATAGTAGAACTGAAACAAGCTCGTCATCCTTTATTGATGGAGGTTGAGGGTCGCTTTGACCTTGCTGCTGCTGTTGAAATTGATGTGTTGTTGGGGGCTGAATGCCGGGCTCTTGTCATCAGTGGTCCGAATACGGGAGGGAAGTCGGTTGCCCTGAAAACATTGGGCTTGTTGCTGTTGATGGTGCGATCAGGATTGCATATCCCCTGTCATCCTGATAGTCGCTTGCATCTTTATCAGCGCCTGTATGTTGATATCGGCGATGAACAAAGTATTTCACAGAATTTGTCAACTTTTTCAGGACACTTGCTGAAAATGCGGGATATTCTGGAACAGGCAGATTCTGAAACTCTGGTTCTGCTTGATGAGGCGGGGACGGGAACGGATCCTGCGGAGGGAGCTGCTCTGGTACAGGCTGTCCTTGACCAGCTTTGCCGCCAGGGAGCCAAGACGCTTCTGACCACTCATCTTGGGCAGTTGAAACATTTTGCTCACGGTCAGCCCGCAATTGAAAATGCGGCGGTAGAATTCGACCCCGAAACCCTGGCTCCGACGTATCGACTTCGTTATGGAATACCCGGGGCGAGTAGCGCCCTGACAACAGCTAAGCGTTTAGGTTTGCCTCAACATGTTCTTCAGCGTGCAATTCAGTATCTGGGGCAGGAAGAGCATGACCATAGTGCGCTGTTATCAAAGTTGAATAGCAGGCAACAAGAGCTGGATCAGGAACTCGCTCTGGCTCGGCGTTTGAAGGTTGAGGCTGACTCAGCCCAGCAGTTGCGCAAGCAGCAATTACAACAACTTAAGGAGAAAAAAAGAGAAATTCTTGCTCGGGCGACCCGGCAAGCTGATGATTTGATTGCTGCAACTGAATCGCGAATGAAGATCTTGCGAAAAAGAAAACCCGGATCGGTGTCGCCGCAACAGGCCATTGATGAAAAACAGCAGCTTTCTGCAGCAAGGGATGAACTCTCTCCATTTAAACCGCAACCAAAGCGCTCAGGAGTTGTTCCTGTGAAGTTGGCGGTCGGAGAGCTGGTGTTGATTTCTGCCTTGAGAGTTGAAGCGCAGGTTGAACGTATGCAAGGGACGAAAATTGATTTACTGGTCGGAGGCAAGCGAATGCGTCAGCCTCTTGAGGCTCTGGAGCAGTTCAGCCCCCGTCGCTTTGTTACGATATCCAATGATGGTGGTCATGTCTCACGGAAAATGGTGGATCGGCAGATCGGCACGCAAATCAAACTGATTGGACAGCGGGTCGATGAAGCACTGGCCCAGCTGGGACGCTTCATTGATGATGCAACGTTAAATAATTTGCAGCAGGTTGAAATTATTCATGGTTCAGGAGAAGGGATCCTGCGCCGTGCTGTACGGGAATATCTGGCTGGTGAGGCCGGGGTGACAGCTTTTTATGCGGCGCCGATAGCTCAGGGTGGGGATAATATAACCATCGTTGAATTGAGAGAATAG
- a CDS encoding GatB/YqeY domain-containing protein, with the protein MNLKEQLMQDMKEAMKAKQSDRLGTIRQLRSAIKNKEIEARQELDDNGILGVISTAVKQRREAAQMYSDNGRPELAAKEDAELAVLQQYLPAQLSEAEVRDIVAAVIAETGATSMKDMGKVMPQVMAKTKGFADGKIVNQLVRELLAG; encoded by the coding sequence ATGAATCTCAAAGAACAACTTATGCAGGACATGAAGGAGGCGATGAAAGCCAAACAGTCTGATCGCCTTGGAACGATTCGTCAGTTGCGCAGTGCCATCAAAAATAAAGAGATTGAGGCTCGGCAAGAGCTTGATGATAATGGCATTCTCGGCGTGATCAGTACGGCAGTGAAACAGCGCCGTGAAGCCGCACAGATGTACAGCGATAATGGTCGCCCCGAGTTGGCAGCTAAAGAGGATGCTGAACTGGCGGTTTTGCAGCAGTACCTTCCTGCACAGTTAAGTGAAGCCGAGGTTCGCGATATTGTGGCTGCAGTGATTGCAGAAACCGGCGCAACATCAATGAAAGATATGGGCAAGGTGATGCCGCAGGTTATGGCAAAAACTAAAGGCTTTGCCGATGGTAAAATTGTCAATCAGCTGGTGCGGGAACTTCTGGCGGGATAG
- a CDS encoding slipin family protein, with the protein MFGLGFGFFWIIALAFIILIIASAIRILLEYERGVVFRLGRFSGVKGPGLKFIIPIIDQMKKINMRTIAMDVPPQDIITRDNVSVKVNAVLYFRVIQPEKALIEVDNYLYATSQLAQTSLRSVLGQVELDDLLGQRDKINHNLQEILDRQTDPWGVKISNVEIKHVDLPTEMQRAMARQAESERERRAKVIHATGEFEASANLAKAAKQIASQSGALQLRFLQTMTEIAAEKNSTILFPMPIDLLKPFLTEKKQDIGAGQTGTAVDSELSAQGPISS; encoded by the coding sequence ATGTTTGGATTAGGTTTTGGATTTTTCTGGATCATCGCATTGGCATTCATCATTCTGATCATCGCTTCTGCAATCCGGATTCTGCTTGAATACGAGCGCGGAGTCGTCTTTCGTCTTGGCCGTTTTTCAGGAGTCAAAGGCCCGGGACTGAAGTTCATCATTCCCATCATTGATCAGATGAAGAAGATTAACATGCGCACCATCGCTATGGATGTTCCGCCACAGGACATCATTACCCGCGACAATGTCTCCGTCAAAGTCAACGCGGTTCTCTATTTCCGGGTCATACAACCGGAAAAAGCTCTGATAGAGGTAGACAACTATCTCTATGCAACCAGCCAACTGGCTCAAACATCTCTACGCAGCGTATTAGGGCAAGTTGAACTTGATGATCTTCTGGGACAACGCGATAAAATCAATCATAACCTGCAAGAGATTCTCGACCGTCAGACCGACCCTTGGGGAGTAAAAATCTCTAATGTCGAAATCAAACACGTCGATTTACCCACCGAGATGCAGAGGGCTATGGCCAGACAAGCAGAATCGGAACGGGAAAGACGTGCAAAAGTCATCCATGCAACCGGAGAATTCGAGGCATCAGCGAACCTCGCTAAAGCAGCAAAACAGATCGCCTCGCAATCGGGAGCATTGCAACTGCGGTTTTTGCAGACCATGACCGAGATTGCCGCCGAAAAAAACTCAACCATCCTGTTCCCGATGCCCATTGATTTACTTAAACCATTTCTGACAGAAAAGAAACAGGACATCGGAGCAGGGCAAACCGGCACAGCGGTGGACAGCGAACTCTCAGCACAAGGACCGATTAGCTCTTGA
- a CDS encoding cytochrome c3 family protein, with protein MMSYTKGLMFAVLLVFIACTVQASETLKQYDGIQGRSYHADLYDGRSCDSCHDSKKPMNFPADDACLSCHDLDELVKETARPEGEEKQNPHNNLHYGKDVPCMECHGEHESRKPLCQGCHSFHYDKFKE; from the coding sequence ATGATGTCATATACTAAAGGGTTAATGTTCGCTGTGCTGCTCGTCTTTATTGCCTGTACGGTTCAGGCTTCGGAGACACTTAAGCAGTATGATGGGATTCAAGGCAGAAGCTATCATGCCGATCTTTATGACGGTAGGTCCTGTGATTCCTGCCACGACAGCAAAAAACCAATGAACTTTCCGGCAGATGATGCCTGCCTTTCTTGTCATGATCTTGATGAGTTGGTCAAAGAAACTGCTCGCCCTGAGGGTGAAGAAAAGCAGAACCCACACAACAACTTGCACTATGGGAAAGATGTTCCCTGTATGGAATGTCACGGTGAGCACGAATCACGTAAGCCCCTGTGCCAGGGATGCCATTCGTTTCATTATGATAAATTCAAGGAATAG
- a CDS encoding flavocytochrome c, whose protein sequence is MKKAKEHQEGRRKFLVGMGVASVAATATLASPMLSSAGQCSGVKWDQEHEVVIIGSGFAGLAAAIQAKKLGAKDVVIYDKMAFFGGNSAVNGGLFGVPESPLQKKEGVKDSPEIMVNDQLKSGRGVADSELLTHIAKRAKEALQMTLDAGVEFFPYLQQLGGHSVPRTYQTTVACGAGITQPLIKECHRLGVRLVNRAKFESLIFDDKGRVEGAVIREGYYFGRDKEGSPINVRSKYGVLIATGGFARNVGLRSAQDPTLTAEVGSTNVAHATGEGLLELFDVGAVPVHMAYIQTGPWASPDEDGFGYVSNYSIYNFAHSISVFPKTGKRFMNEIADRKTRADAELMCRDDNGKPMPPVTITSYEHAKEHPTMKKVLKYGVGWKFDTVEELAKHFDIPVKALKKQIEEYNGYVKSGVDEQFGKPMKKAKGKYLKAPFVTVRNWPKVHYCQGGAKIDVQARVIDSATWKPIPGPLCCRRSCRWYSRCQPTGKLFDS, encoded by the coding sequence TGGTTATTATCGGCTCTGGTTTTGCAGGTCTTGCTGCTGCAATTCAGGCGAAAAAACTGGGCGCAAAAGATGTTGTCATTTATGACAAGATGGCTTTCTTTGGTGGTAACTCAGCGGTCAATGGTGGTTTGTTTGGTGTTCCAGAATCGCCTCTGCAGAAAAAAGAAGGCGTCAAAGATTCTCCTGAAATTATGGTTAATGACCAGCTAAAATCAGGTCGTGGTGTGGCAGATAGTGAATTGCTGACACATATCGCCAAAAGAGCTAAAGAAGCTTTGCAAATGACTCTCGATGCTGGTGTTGAATTTTTTCCGTATCTGCAACAGTTGGGTGGCCATTCAGTCCCTAGAACCTATCAGACAACCGTTGCTTGTGGCGCCGGCATCACCCAACCTCTGATCAAAGAATGTCACAGACTTGGTGTGCGCCTTGTTAACAGAGCAAAATTTGAAAGTTTGATCTTTGATGATAAAGGCAGAGTTGAAGGTGCCGTTATCCGTGAGGGTTATTACTTTGGACGTGATAAAGAAGGATCTCCGATCAATGTTCGCTCTAAATATGGTGTTTTGATCGCTACGGGCGGTTTCGCCCGCAATGTTGGTCTGCGTTCAGCACAAGATCCTACCTTAACCGCAGAAGTGGGCTCAACGAATGTCGCGCATGCCACAGGTGAAGGTCTCTTGGAGCTGTTTGATGTCGGTGCTGTGCCAGTTCATATGGCATATATTCAAACTGGACCATGGGCGTCTCCAGATGAGGATGGTTTTGGTTACGTTTCTAACTACTCTATTTACAATTTTGCCCATTCTATCTCGGTATTCCCTAAAACCGGAAAACGCTTTATGAATGAGATTGCAGACCGGAAGACCCGTGCAGATGCTGAACTCATGTGTCGTGACGATAATGGCAAGCCAATGCCGCCTGTGACTATCACGAGTTATGAACACGCCAAAGAACATCCGACCATGAAAAAGGTTCTCAAGTATGGTGTTGGTTGGAAGTTCGATACTGTTGAAGAGTTAGCCAAGCACTTCGATATTCCAGTCAAGGCTCTTAAGAAACAGATTGAAGAATACAACGGCTATGTCAAATCGGGTGTTGATGAGCAATTTGGTAAGCCGATGAAGAAGGCTAAAGGTAAATATCTGAAAGCACCATTTGTGACGGTACGTAATTGGCCGAAAGTCCATTATTGTCAAGGTGGCGCTAAAATTGATGTTCAGGCCCGTGTTATCGATTCAGCAACCTGGAAACCCATTCCTGGCCCTCTATGCTGCCGGAGAAGTTGCAGGTGGTATTCACGGTGTCAGCCGACTGGGAAGTTGTTCGATTCCTGA